The Aulosira sp. FACHB-615 genome has a segment encoding these proteins:
- a CDS encoding ribbon-helix-helix protein, CopG family gives MVKTLVPKDYRVKPGKWGESKQRVQIMLTPTAIELVDAIAEQMELTRAEVIERLIRSKCLNLETLKEIAGDDD, from the coding sequence ATGGTTAAAACGCTAGTGCCAAAAGATTATCGAGTTAAGCCAGGAAAATGGGGTGAAAGCAAGCAAAGGGTTCAAATCATGTTGACCCCAACAGCGATTGAGCTTGTTGATGCTATAGCTGAACAGATGGAATTAACTAGAGCAGAAGTAATTGAGAGGTTAATTCGTTCCAAATGTCTCAACCTTGAAACCTTAAAAGAGATTGCTGGGGATGATGATTAA
- a CDS encoding PIN domain-containing protein, whose amino-acid sequence MRYLLDTNACIVYLNRPMSGVRQRLESLSPADIAVCSVVKAELFYGAMRSNNPTRNLALQEGFLNNFVSLPFDDRAARIFGTIRAELMNFGTPIGPYDLQIAAIAIVNNLTLVTHNTREFQRIHNLLIEDWEI is encoded by the coding sequence GTGAGATATTTGTTAGATACTAATGCTTGCATTGTTTATCTGAACCGTCCGATGTCTGGCGTGAGGCAAAGGTTAGAATCGCTATCACCAGCAGATATCGCTGTTTGTTCAGTAGTAAAAGCTGAACTATTTTATGGGGCAATGCGAAGTAATAATCCTACAAGAAATTTAGCATTACAAGAAGGATTTCTAAACAATTTTGTATCTTTACCCTTTGACGACAGGGCAGCACGAATTTTTGGTACTATCCGAGCAGAATTGATGAATTTTGGCACACCAATAGGGCCTTATGATTTGCAGATTGCCGCGATCGCAATAGTCAATAACTTAACACTAGTCACACATAATACTAGAGAATTTCAACGCATTCATAACTTGTTGATTGAGGATTGGGAGATATAG
- a CDS encoding CHAT domain-containing protein: MTQNSLALAYRERIKGDKAESIEIAIAACNAALTVRTKESLPVDWATTQYNLATVYCSRIREDRAENIEIAITAYNAALTVYTREALPVEWAVTQSNLAIAYRERIKGDRAENIENAITACTAALTVYTRETLPVEWAVTQNNLAAAYSDRIKGDRAGNIENAITAFTVTSTVYTRETLPFEWAMTQNNLAIAYSKRIKGDRAENIENAIAACITALTVYTREALPFEWAMTQNNLAIAYSKRIKGDRAENIENAIAAYTAALTVHTREALPFEWAMTQNNLAIAYSDRIKGDRAENIEIAIAAYTAVLNVRTREALPQNHAETLFALGITYQDANQFDLAYSTFKSAIDTVEFLREEIISGEESKQKQAEKFNKVYSCMVEVCLELSNITEAIEYVERSKTRNLVEQILERDAKTIFPSDIVTQLETYRDEIAVGQYQIQNGKAENPQDLAKHLQQKRKQRNELQDKYLPIGSSFKFDKFPETLDENITIIEWYIATDRILAFIIKPHGQHLTVWQSQSEDLDALINWINEYLADYDEYRQKINDKWQNQLETRLNKLAEILHIEEILAHIPEQCPRLILIPHRYLHLFPLHALPVKSSYLIDLFPKGVSYAPSCQILQQVQQRQRHDFQSLFAIQNPTEDLNYTDLEVQVIQSYFNTSTVLRKTAATLTAINNSSLNTYHCAHFSCHGYFNLTNASKSALILANVPVTAAPTKQDSEHYMNVRAGETHDLEKCLTLDKIFSLKLENCRLVTLSACETGLIDFENTSDEYIGLPSGFLLAGSKAVVSSLWKVEDLSTAFLMIKFIQNLKATMVDNEDFSVAVELQKAQLWLRNATTKELKVWINNLKSSSEQAQKSYDTLNWFDSNEKPFQNPVYWAAFCAIGQ; the protein is encoded by the coding sequence ATGACGCAAAATAGTCTCGCACTTGCATACAGGGAGAGAATCAAAGGAGACAAGGCAGAGAGCATCGAAATTGCCATTGCGGCTTGTAATGCTGCTTTAACTGTCAGAACTAAAGAATCTTTGCCTGTTGACTGGGCAACAACGCAATATAATCTTGCAACTGTCTACTGTTCTAGAATTCGTGAAGACAGGGCAGAAAACATCGAAATTGCGATCACTGCTTACAATGCCGCTTTAACTGTCTACACCAGGGAAGCTTTGCCTGTGGAGTGGGCAGTGACGCAAAGTAATCTCGCCATTGCCTACAGGGAGAGAATCAAAGGAGACAGGGCTGAGAACATCGAAAATGCCATCACTGCTTGTACTGCTGCTTTGACTGTCTATACCAGAGAAACTTTGCCTGTGGAGTGGGCAGTGACGCAAAATAATCTCGCTGCTGCCTACAGCGATAGAATTAAAGGAGACAGGGCTGGGAACATCGAAAATGCCATCACTGCTTTTACTGTGACTTCAACTGTCTACACCAGGGAAACTTTGCCTTTTGAATGGGCAATGACGCAAAATAATCTCGCCATTGCCTACAGCAAGAGAATCAAAGGAGACAGGGCTGAGAACATCGAAAATGCCATCGCTGCTTGTATTACTGCTTTAACTGTCTACACCAGAGAAGCTTTGCCTTTTGAATGGGCAATGACGCAAAATAATCTCGCCATTGCCTACAGCAAGAGAATCAAAGGAGACAGGGCTGAGAACATCGAGAATGCCATTGCTGCTTATACTGCGGCTTTAACTGTCCACACCAGAGAAGCTTTGCCTTTTGAATGGGCAATGACGCAAAATAATCTCGCCATTGCCTACAGCGATAGAATCAAAGGAGACAGAGCTGAGAATATTGAAATAGCGATCGCTGCTTATACTGCGGTTTTAAATGTTAGAACTAGGGAAGCTTTGCCTCAAAACCATGCAGAAACTTTGTTCGCACTGGGAATTACTTACCAAGACGCAAACCAGTTTGACTTAGCATACAGTACTTTTAAGTCTGCCATTGATACAGTAGAATTTTTACGAGAAGAAATAATATCTGGTGAAGAAAGCAAACAAAAACAAGCAGAGAAGTTTAATAAAGTTTATAGCTGCATGGTCGAAGTTTGCTTAGAATTAAGTAACATTACCGAAGCAATTGAATATGTTGAACGCAGTAAAACCCGCAATTTAGTTGAACAAATCCTCGAACGTGACGCTAAAACCATCTTCCCTTCAGATATTGTCACTCAACTAGAAACATACAGGGATGAAATAGCAGTAGGACAATATCAAATCCAAAATGGTAAAGCGGAAAATCCTCAAGACTTAGCAAAACATCTCCAACAAAAGCGAAAGCAGCGTAATGAATTACAAGATAAATATTTACCTATTGGTTCTAGTTTCAAGTTTGATAAATTTCCAGAAACTTTAGATGAAAACATTACAATTATAGAATGGTACATTGCCACAGATAGAATCCTCGCTTTTATCATCAAACCTCACGGACAACACTTGACAGTTTGGCAATCACAATCAGAAGATTTAGATGCTTTAATCAATTGGATAAATGAATATCTAGCCGACTACGATGAATATAGGCAAAAAATCAATGACAAATGGCAGAATCAACTAGAAACACGCCTGAACAAGTTAGCAGAAATTCTGCACATTGAAGAAATATTAGCCCACATCCCCGAACAATGCCCAAGATTAATCCTCATTCCTCATCGCTACTTACACCTATTCCCTCTCCATGCTTTACCAGTCAAATCATCATACTTAATTGACTTATTTCCCAAAGGCGTAAGCTATGCACCTAGTTGTCAAATTTTACAACAAGTGCAACAACGCCAACGTCATGATTTTCAATCTCTATTTGCAATTCAAAACCCCACAGAAGACCTAAATTATACTGATTTAGAAGTACAAGTTATTCAAAGCTACTTTAATACTTCCACTGTCCTGAGAAAAACAGCAGCGACTCTCACGGCAATTAATAACTCTAGCTTAAATACTTACCATTGCGCTCACTTTAGCTGTCACGGGTATTTTAACTTAACAAATGCAAGTAAATCAGCCTTAATTTTAGCAAATGTACCCGTCACAGCCGCACCAACGAAACAGGATTCCGAACATTATATGAATGTAAGAGCAGGGGAAACTCACGATTTAGAAAAATGCCTTACCCTAGATAAAATCTTCAGCCTCAAATTGGAAAATTGTCGCCTCGTTACTCTTTCCGCTTGCGAAACTGGATTGATTGATTTTGAAAATACTAGTGATGAATATATTGGTTTGCCTAGTGGTTTTTTGTTAGCAGGAAGTAAAGCTGTAGTTAGCAGTTTATGGAAAGTAGAGGATTTATCTACAGCGTTTTTGATGATTAAATTTATTCAAAATTTAAAAGCTACTATGGTTGATAATGAAGATTTTTCTGTAGCAGTCGAACTTCAAAAAGCACAACTTTGGCTGAGAAATGCGACTACAAAAGAATTAAAGGTATGGATCAATAATTTAAAATCATCATCAGAGCAAGCCCAAAAAAGTTATGATACGCTGAATTGGTTTGATAGCAATGAAAAACCATTCCAAAATCCTGTATACTGGGCAGCCTTTTGTGCCATTGGACAGTAA
- a CDS encoding DUF1392 family protein: MSCAIITLEKCWYLSPPWSQQMPSLEVNLSEKVYLTDSGTFGYCCGVLWQDTGWVYAVNCERSITYFTKHEIIGTGQLQSTYLRKPAFVLGERVMLRFDSHATKQRLILGIVLVNNAWFYVVELMSPALVRPLAAPVRFPLVGETDLIRVCM; this comes from the coding sequence ATGTCCTGTGCAATCATCACCCTGGAAAAATGCTGGTATTTGTCGCCACCTTGGAGTCAACAAATGCCATCGCTGGAAGTGAACTTGTCCGAGAAAGTCTATCTCACCGATTCTGGAACATTCGGCTACTGCTGCGGGGTGTTGTGGCAGGACACAGGATGGGTTTATGCGGTCAACTGCGAACGCTCCATCACATATTTCACCAAACACGAGATTATCGGTACTGGACAGTTACAGTCCACATATTTGAGAAAACCTGCATTCGTGTTGGGAGAGCGCGTCATGCTTCGCTTCGATAGCCACGCCACAAAGCAACGTTTGATTCTGGGGATTGTTTTGGTGAATAACGCTTGGTTTTACGTTGTCGAGCTTATGTCCCCAGCTTTGGTTCGACCACTGGCTGCACCTGTGCGTTTTCCGTTGGTGGGCGAAACAGATTTAATTCGAGTTTGTATGTAA
- a CDS encoding CHAT domain-containing protein, protein MLRLMPLPMNEQRQQAYFNLIQCLLNCHSHDEIREILAQNQPLVDVGFLQTVEAVAQMFSQQGDENAANWLQNLAMQLGEVLNLDTQVDLQSLSEEEIQAYFQFLMQVLQATADSEGDTQVVYPLMAQNTDKLDGVLAEILRHWGTNTLRELEADEAEYLAAVIVEFSNLLAQFSLGSKANKMEIAIIGYEVALSVRTKEALPVDWAATQNNLANAYRERIKGDKAENIEKAIAAYTAALSVRTREALPVDWAMTQNNLGLAYIDRIRGNKAENIERAIQACTYALEVRTRQTFPQQWAETRNNLANAYSNRIIGDKAENLEQAINAYTNALEFFNREDLPQQWAITQNNLGNAYSNRILRDKAENLEQAINHYTDALKVLTREVSPQNWAMIQNHLGIAYHYRIKGDPTENLEQAINAYTNALEVRTREVAPQQWAATQDHLGTAYYKKILINSAENTELAIKAIKAYEYALEVRTREVAPQDWAITQNNLGNVYSVKITEEPAENFEKAIAAYTAALTVRTREALPQDHAETLFSLGKTYQDVNQFDLAYNTFEFAIVTIESLREEIVSGEESKRKQAENFNKVYSCIVEVCLQLNNITEAIEYAERSKTRNLVEQILERDAKTIFPPDVVTQLEIYRDEIAVGQYQIQNGKAENPQDLAKRLQELRQQRNELQNRYLPVGYGFDFHSFQASLNENTVIIEWYILAEKILAFIITKTGEIKIWQSSPEDREALVNWGKQYLRNYYNQKDQWRNSLELELKHLAEILYIDEIIAIINQLSKHCHQLILIPHQFLHLLPLHALPVNQNAENSCCLLDLFPYGVSYAPSCQLLQQVQQRKRHDFQSLFAIQNPTEDLYFTDLEVETILSYFPSHQVLIKKQATKAALSQTATQLKQANYLHFSCHGSFNFNSPQNSFLLLADAYVSPIPADANPERFLKISNTEAVDLSKCLTLGNLFERTFDFRQTRLVVLSACETGLIDFQNTSDEYIGLPSGFIYAGSASVVSSLWTVNDFSTAFLMIKFLQNLKAAMADNENFSVGVELQKAQIWLRDATTSELQAWVSKLKLTPEQAENIESSLDWFDSDEQPFENPYWWAAFCAIGK, encoded by the coding sequence ATGTTGCGTCTCATGCCCTTACCCATGAATGAACAGCGTCAGCAAGCCTATTTCAACCTGATTCAATGCCTGTTGAATTGCCATAGTCACGATGAAATTCGAGAGATTTTGGCACAAAACCAACCATTAGTGGATGTTGGCTTCTTGCAGACGGTAGAAGCAGTAGCACAGATGTTTTCACAGCAAGGGGATGAGAATGCAGCGAATTGGTTGCAAAATTTGGCAATGCAACTAGGGGAAGTGTTGAATCTAGATACTCAAGTAGATTTGCAATCTCTGAGTGAAGAGGAGATACAAGCATATTTCCAATTCTTGATGCAGGTACTACAAGCAACCGCAGATAGTGAAGGTGATACCCAGGTAGTTTACCCCTTGATGGCACAGAATACAGACAAACTCGACGGAGTGTTAGCAGAAATACTACGTCATTGGGGGACAAATACACTGCGGGAATTGGAAGCAGATGAGGCGGAATATTTAGCAGCAGTTATTGTTGAATTTAGCAATTTATTAGCGCAATTCTCCTTGGGTAGCAAAGCCAACAAGATGGAAATTGCTATTATTGGCTATGAAGTGGCTTTAAGTGTCAGAACCAAGGAAGCTTTGCCTGTTGATTGGGCAGCAACGCAAAATAATCTCGCTAATGCCTACAGGGAGAGAATCAAAGGAGACAAAGCAGAGAATATCGAAAAGGCGATCGCTGCATATACTGCGGCTTTAAGTGTCAGAACCAGAGAAGCTTTGCCTGTTGATTGGGCAATGACGCAAAATAATCTGGGACTTGCCTACATTGACAGAATTCGAGGAAACAAAGCAGAAAATATTGAACGAGCAATCCAAGCCTGCACATATGCTTTGGAAGTTAGAACTCGTCAGACTTTCCCTCAACAATGGGCTGAAACGCGAAATAATTTGGCTAATGCTTACTCCAACAGAATAATAGGAGACAAAGCAGAGAATCTCGAACAAGCAATCAATGCCTACACAAATGCCTTGGAATTTTTTAACCGTGAGGATTTGCCTCAACAATGGGCAATAACGCAAAATAATTTGGGCAATGCTTACTCTAACAGAATACTAAGAGACAAAGCAGAGAATCTCGAACAAGCAATCAATCACTACACAGATGCTTTGAAAGTTTTAACCCGCGAAGTTTCACCCCAAAATTGGGCAATGATACAAAATCATCTGGGAATTGCTTATCATTACAGAATTAAGGGAGACCCTACAGAAAATCTTGAACAAGCAATCAATGCCTACACAAATGCTTTGGAAGTGAGAACCCGCGAGGTTGCACCCCAACAATGGGCAGCAACACAAGACCATTTAGGTACTGCTTACTATAAAAAAATACTGATAAATTCGGCAGAAAATACTGAACTTGCTATTAAGGCTATTAAGGCTTATGAATATGCTTTGGAAGTGAGAACCCGCGAGGTTGCACCCCAAGATTGGGCAATAACGCAAAATAATTTGGGGAATGTTTACTCTGTCAAAATTACAGAAGAACCAGCCGAGAATTTTGAAAAAGCGATCGCTGCATATACTGCGGCTTTAACTGTCAGAACTAGGGAAGCTTTACCTCAAGACCATGCAGAAACATTGTTCTCACTGGGAAAAACTTACCAAGATGTAAACCAGTTTGATTTAGCATACAATACTTTTGAGTTTGCAATCGTTACTATAGAATCTTTACGAGAAGAAATAGTATCTGGTGAAGAAAGCAAACGCAAACAAGCGGAGAATTTTAACAAAGTTTATAGCTGCATCGTAGAAGTTTGCTTGCAATTAAATAACATTACCGAAGCAATTGAATATGCTGAACGGAGTAAAACTCGTAATTTAGTTGAACAAATCCTCGAACGCGACGCTAAAACCATCTTCCCTCCAGATGTTGTGACTCAACTAGAAATATACAGAGATGAAATAGCCGTAGGACAATATCAAATCCAAAATGGTAAAGCAGAAAATCCCCAAGACTTAGCAAAACGTCTCCAAGAATTGCGACAGCAACGTAACGAATTGCAAAACCGCTATTTACCTGTTGGTTATGGTTTCGATTTTCATTCATTTCAAGCTAGTTTGAATGAGAATACAGTCATCATTGAGTGGTATATTCTGGCTGAAAAAATCCTGGCGTTTATTATCACCAAAACAGGAGAAATAAAAATTTGGCAATCCTCACCAGAAGACAGAGAAGCTTTAGTAAATTGGGGAAAGCAATATTTACGGAATTACTATAATCAAAAAGACCAATGGAGGAATAGCTTAGAATTAGAACTGAAGCACTTAGCTGAAATCCTGTACATTGATGAAATAATTGCAATCATAAATCAGTTATCAAAACACTGCCATCAACTCATTTTAATTCCCCATCAATTCCTGCATTTATTACCCCTTCATGCTCTACCAGTAAATCAAAATGCTGAAAATTCGTGCTGTCTTCTAGATTTATTTCCTTATGGTGTGAGCTATGCACCCAGTTGTCAATTACTGCAACAGGTACAACAACGCAAACGTCATGATTTCCAATCTTTATTTGCGATTCAAAACCCCACAGAAGACTTATATTTTACTGACTTGGAAGTAGAAACCATATTATCGTACTTCCCCTCCCATCAAGTATTAATCAAAAAACAAGCTACAAAAGCTGCCTTATCCCAAACAGCAACACAATTAAAACAAGCGAATTATCTCCACTTTTCTTGTCACGGTTCTTTCAACTTTAATTCTCCTCAAAATTCTTTCTTACTACTAGCCGATGCTTATGTTTCGCCTATTCCTGCTGATGCTAACCCCGAAAGATTTCTCAAAATATCTAATACCGAAGCCGTAGACTTAAGTAAATGTTTAACATTGGGTAATTTATTTGAGCGCACCTTCGATTTTCGTCAAACTCGTCTTGTGGTTCTCTCCGCTTGCGAAACTGGTTTAATTGATTTCCAGAATACCAGCGATGAATATATCGGCTTACCCAGTGGCTTTATCTATGCAGGTAGCGCCAGCGTGGTAAGTAGTTTGTGGACAGTAAATGATTTCTCCACTGCATTTTTGATGATTAAATTCTTGCAAAATCTCAAAGCTGCTATGGCTGATAATGAAAATTTTTCAGTAGGAGTCGAACTCCAAAAAGCACAGATTTGGCTACGAGATGCGACTACATCTGAATTACAGGCATGGGTAAGTAAACTAAAATTAACACCAGAGCAAGCTGAAAATATAGAGTCAAGCCTAGACTGGTTTGATTCTGATGAGCAACCATTTGAAAATCCCTATTGGTGGGCAGCCTTTTGTGCTATTGGTAAGTAA